The sequence below is a genomic window from Methanoculleus sp. 7T.
CCTGGGTGGAAGAACGGCCGGCGCATGGGGTTCCTGAAATCGAACCCTCCTCGGTCGATCCGCAGGAGGACACGGCCGAAGTAGCAGCGGTCCTCGGACGCAACGACACGGTACTCTTCGACGGGCTCACGGAGCGAGACCGGACCGGCGATATGGCCCCCGATCATCCGCTCCAACTCGAGGTGCGAGGCATCCATCCGGCTTCCCTGAACCTTCTTCGCCCTGCCCGCAAACGGTTTTTCGGTCGTGACGGCAAGGTCGCGGAGGAGGCCCACGAACGCCTCCCTCGTGGGCTCGCACTCCCCGAGGTACTCCATCACCACATGCGTCAGGGCGAGGCGACCGGCGGCCTCCGGGTCCGGGCACTCGGCAACCGCCACTTGGGCCCGGGTATCGAGCACGGTGCCCACACACTCCAGTTCCGCGACCGGGAGGTCGGGGTGCTCGCCGGAGAGTTCGAAGAGCAGTTTCATCCTCATGATATTGGCCCGGAAGGGCGATAAAGTGGCCGGGAGAGGTGTCTTAAAACAGGTGCGGATAGATTGGTTAGGTAACCGCTTATTGCCGTTGTGGTTTGGCGCAATGTACAAGGGAGTTCCACGGTGCATGAACTCAGGTGCATTTACACACCCCTGTTACGGATTTCCCGTGGGTATCGCCATTGGGGGAGGGGCTGACGGGGAGGGGGGAGTATTCCCCCCCTCCCCTGTCCCCACCCCCCGTGGCGATAGCCCCACGGCCCACTGTACCGAGATGTTTCCCCGTCCCTACCGTTCCGGTAAAAATCGACTGGTTCTCACTGGTGGAGAGCAACACCGAAGAAAACAGCACTCAGAAAAATCGAACCGCTGAAGCGAGGAAAAACCCTCACTTCACCGATTCTTTCATCTTGTCGACGGCTTCCTGAAAGAAGCCCTTGCCCTTCTTCGTGGAGGGTTTGCGTCCCTCGATCTCGAGCAGGCGCGTATAGAGTTCCCGCTCCTCCTACAGGCGTTCGGGCACGACGATGCGCACCCGCACCAGCATGTCGCCAGGCTTCGAGCGACTGGATGCTATAGGGGTCGAGAGCCTTGCAGATCTGGTTGGCCGGGACTTGAAATCCGGCGAATTCTCGGATTCCCTGAAACAGCGTTTACATCTTTTTCCCAATATAAAATACATATCCATAATACTGTTTGTATTTTGAATACAGGTCTGCCTCGCGCCTCATAAATGCAATCATATCCTCAACGGTTTTATTTCCCGCATGTTTTTTCAAGAATTCCTCTTGCCTTGCTTTTTGCGGGATAAAATAATTATCTATCCAGCAACTTTCAGGCAGCGTAAATGCGGCAACAGGAATGTAACCTGTTTTTTGCATGATGGAAATGTTATGTCCTATCGTGCCGATTTCAGGAACTGCGTCCAACCACCACTTCTCAATTTCAGCGGGGCGTTCATCGGTATACCATGACTCATATGTTACGGCAACATAGCCATCTTTCTTGAGGAAGCGTCTCCAGTGATTCAAGCCTTTTTCAAAACCTATATTGGCAATAGCCCCCTCAGACCATATAAGATCAAATTCCTCATTCTGGAACGGCAAATTATCCATTGAACCGACAATACCTTTTACCCTGTTCTGCAAACCAAGTCTTCCGGCTGTTGCGTTCAGTTTATCAATCGAGCCCTCGTAAAGGTCGAGGGCGGTGATGGTTGCTTCTGTATTTTGTGCCAGAACCATTGTTTGA
It includes:
- a CDS encoding class I SAM-dependent methyltransferase, whose translation is MGETTIHEFDFALINEFFTELERQGPGSPAETIRALGFIGNLSNKTKIADLGCGTGFQTMVLAQNTEATITALDLYEGSIDKLNATAGRLGLQNRVKGIVGSMDNLPFQNEEFDLIWSEGAIANIGFEKGLNHWRRFLKKDGYVAVTYESWYTDERPAEIEKWWLDAVPEIGTIGHNISIMQKTGYIPVAAFTLPESCWIDNYFIPQKARQEEFLKKHAGNKTVEDMIAFMRREADLYSKYKQYYGYVFYIGKKM